A window of Glycine soja cultivar W05 chromosome 13, ASM419377v2, whole genome shotgun sequence genomic DNA:
TCCAGCCAAGATATGATGTCACCAAAAACTTGAGTTATTATTTCATCAGGCTCACCCTCAAGAAGACCATGGTAGGCATCCTTGTAAAGCTGAAGCTTCTTGTCTGAACAGCTTGCATTCTCATACAAGGCTTTGCTCACTGATGGATCTGTCACAGTGTCAGCCTCCCCGTGAAGGATGAATAATGGTAGAGAAACCTGCAATCACAACCATTACATGTGAAGATGAATAGTTTTTATTTGACTGATCCAAAAGatgtaaaatttcatatttaaacagTAGTTCTAGAAAAGAACAATCAATCAAACCCAAAAGCatgagaaattattacatgatcCAAAACCACTATGATTCGACCAATCTTCACATGACATGTAACCAAGTGTTActtgtaaattgaaaattttgattatatGTCACATGAAAATTGGTTGAGACCATGAACACGTAGTGGTTCTGATCCATGTATTAATTTCTCCTAAAGCAATTTTTCTACTATGACCATCTTTAAAAACTCCAAGATATACTACCATGCAGAAAATGAAACCATTTTTAGGGTTGTTAGCTATAGGGTATGGACAAGGTAAAGAAACTTAGtaagtttttcaaatttgaggATAGTAGCATCTGCCACAGTAATACAAAGATACATGTAAAGGACTAAAAGTAGCTCATTTAGTGAGATAAATTATTCAAAGTCGATTGATCTGTTGTAAGAAGCatgcaaatatattaatttccttCTTAACTATGAATTTAGACCAATTTAAGCATATTATAATTAAGAGAGGAAGAACAATAGAAATGCCCTATATAAGCAGTAGAGTCGTGTCTTAGGAAGCCAGAGCAAAAAAGTAGTCTTAAAAAGGATCACAGTTCACTATTTCTACAGAAACTTCAAGACATGACTTATTTAATGATTCTTAAACACTTGAAATTTTAAAGGGTCTTATCTAGACACCTTTTTAGGGTTTTGTAGCTCTTGTTttagaatttatatatatgcaCTAGTTTCAACTATTGAACTAGTTTTAGATGAAATACATGCTACCATCTTTGCTACCATAAACTTATGATCTTTTTAAACCTATAACTTTTACCAAAATTTTCACCAACTCCAACACCTAGAGTAGATAACCCAGAAGATCAGAACATACTTCTTTCAGTCGCCGTTCTATTTCTTCAGTAGTTTTAAGCATTTCTACAGCACTCTGCAAACGTGGTTTATCCTTGTAAGCAATAACATTGTAAGCAGTCtgcaaaaagattaaaaaagagtCAATCTCTTACTTACAACACACATATTACCAAAAGAAATGCATGGAAAGAATTGGCAAAAAATGGAGTCACACACAAGGAAGGATGGATCTTTGGATTTCTATTAGCAGACCAAAAGTAACATTCTGTAGAACAACATTACAAAATACAAACCAGTTCCCTCTTCTTCAAATCTCTGAATGCTGCCTCTGCTAAATCCTTGTTTGGAACTAACTTATGCTTCGGTAAAACATTGGCTAAACCAATCAGGATATGAGTGAGGAATTTTGGAGGAACCATGTCATCTGCAATCTACACAGATTTTCAGGTCAAAGGGAGATCAAAGCAAAGACCACCAGAACTCAAAACATAATTGTGTTTCAAGAATAATACTTTACACATAGGCGCAACAAGAATTGCACCATCCCATGCCTTAGGCTGTTTCAGGTGTATCTTTAATGCAACAGCTCCACCCATGGACTGTCCAAATAGGAAGCTGGGAAGAGAATGGAACTCTGGATTTTCTGCCATATAAACCAAATCTTTTGAATGAATACAACAGTTTCAATATGTAAGTAATTAGAGGATGTGAGGGATAGATCATAGGCTAATGCCAAGTAGTTTCAAGAGATGCAATAACAGAAAGAATcaaattgattgaataaaagatgatgatgatgatgatgattgagATACAATGGTGTTCTATTAATGGAAAACTGATCAACCATATACTCTCCTAATGCGATACtccttaataataatttttttaactcgtTTCCAatgtaaaatgaaaatagatgTAACAATTACAATTTTGTACAGACTGTTTCAATACGTTTCCATGTTTTTAAAGCCACAGTTCTATTTTTCAGGCAAGGAAGAACACTAGGCAAACACTAACAACCAAGGTACATGCCTTTCTTTGAACACATAATGGCATTAATAGGTGACAGCTGAGATATTTCCTTCATCAGAAACGCAACTCATCATCTTGGCAAGTATCATGAGAAGAGTTCACCAATAATTCTCAGTAATTCTATTTGCAGAACATCTATATGACATGCACTTTAGCTACTGCCTAAATAAGAAgatatatgaataaaaatgagatgaaaaacTTCAACCTGATGAATTGCTTTTTATAAAActcaatattttctcttttcaaacAGTTACGGAAAACTTTAAATACTTTATACAACAGAAGTAAATATTAGTTCAAGAACCCTTACACAACATAGTATTGAATTTCATGATGACTGAGAATTTCAAGGGGTTGATGGGAGTATAAATACCTTTGATTTTTGAGTAATGCTCAATGACATCATCAACAAGTCCATCAAAACTGGGAATATAGCAATGGAGTCCTTCTGAGAGACCAAATCCTGGATAATCCATGGCAAAAACTGCATATCCAGATGATGCCAGCTTTCTAGCAATTCCTGCAAATAATTCCATGAAACTATTGAGTCGCTAATCCTCTAGGTAACTGAATTTAGTTACTTAAAGCTACCAGTTCTTAGTACCAGCTACATGCCTTCAAAGAAAAAGGAGCAAGTGTCTCCATAACCATGACAGTAAAACACTGCTGCTTTTGGCTTAGATGCACTAGGAAGCCAACTTTTGCAGAAGATTTCTAGGCCCTTTGAGCTCTTCTCATATGACTGTTGCATAGCACACACATTAAGATATTatcacatgtaaaaaaaaaaaaaaaaccaggaCAATGACAAGTTGGCATTGATGATATCAACTTGTTTGAGGCAACTActcaaaagaaacatgaattGCATGAAACCGTTTTAGACTAAACTTCTTACTTACCTCTTCCATTTTTATTCCATCACATGGGGTCTGCAAAACAGAGAAATATAAAAGAGttgatattaatatttaaaggaaatcaaattttactaatttaaaGTGAAATAGCACATCAGATAAACACATTCACTATAGAAATGTCTTTGATGAATTTGAAACAACATGGAGAAAATAACTGTACAAATAATTGAGTAAAGAAAGAATGAACAGGCCACAATACTAgagtccaaaaataaaaataaaaaacaaggaACCCAATATGTTTAAGGAATAATTAGTACTCAATCTTTACTCAACTATCTTAATTATCTTGAGTCCCTACAGATTGTTGAGCagtttatgaaataaaatagtaatgCTACAATACGACTTTTTGAAATGTCTCTCTATAACACTTTATTGGATCGTGTTTCAAATTTGGAATAAACCATCAATTTCATCCTTGAAGTATTTCTCTCTCTTAAATagttcttaaagtaaaaaaagaaaaatatatagtaaTCCCTTGAGTATTAGAAATCATGCAACATAGTATCTTGAGTACTGAAAAATCTTTCAAATTAGTCTCTCAACGTTAGTATAATATATTAACTTAGAGACTAAACTAATAGATAATCAATACTTTATGCATGAGGGACCAAATTGATAGTTTATTCTTCAAAAATTGCATTCTGAATTGGAGCAGTTCTTTCGCAAGTACAGTGCTCACAACCAAtcaaaaacttataaaatattaagataacTTCAGCATTGCATTCACTGCTCGCATGTAAGATATTTTAATACATCTTAAAATcttgatttaattatatatatagcagTATGTCTATGCAAGAATTACTCTAGAAATCGACTTTTTTTGCCCCTAAATTATTGAATAACTGAACATGGTCAAATAATAAGCAAAAAAAGAGTTTGAAAGAATAACCTACCTAACATTTTTCCTCCTGTATTACTATAGTTGAATTGGTGGCTGACCCCATTGCATTTAAGAAGTTGCAACTCAGCTACATTCTACATTCATTTAATAGCTacaacaccccccccccccccccccacccccaAATTAGACTTGAGTTCATTGTCTCATCTCGCTAATCTGACtcatttaaagttaattttgttgaatttgaatttgagtttcaACTCATTTTCATTCTATTAACTCAACCCAGTCCAATGTTAATTTTAACAAGTTCAAATTAAAAGATTAGACTCATGTATTTTGAAAGAATAGTTCACCTCACAACAACATACCAACACCCCCCTCCCAAGGATCCCCTTTGGCTTTACcaaaaaagagataatttcagAACACATTCTCTCGCTCTTTCCAACGGATTTGCCATTGCCCACTAGAAATCTCAAAGTCAATGTTCCAAATCCACGTAAACATGTTGAACCAGTCTCAACTACCATGTACTAACAATTAATATACCCTCAGCATTAAAgaagtcccccccccccccccccccccgagaataaaaaataaataaaaacttactCACAAGACAAaaccaaacaaattaaaaaaaaaaaaacaaggattaatttcatcaattccacaaacaacaacaaaagaaaagaaacaaaaccaaacCTTAAACAATATATGATCAATTCCAAGCTGAATATCCTTGAAAGCCTCACGTGCACGCCTTCTAGCACCAACTTCGTCCATGTTAGCGTTCAAAATCTTCTTCAATTCTCCATCAACACCAGGTATCCCCATTCTTGACACCTTTATCACCTCTCTCCTATTACTCCTCTTCTTTTGGACACCAAATGCTGCTCTGAATTCTGCACCACTTGGATTCAATTCTGATCTAATCTACAGACCTAGAGACAGAATCATAGGAAACAGACTCTGACACACCccattaaaaaaacacatatgtattaaaaaaacaacactGGTAATGGGAagagaatattaaaaagattacttttttctttcacttatactattttttatccaaatactACCAACCATTCAAAGGGTAGCACCAGGAAAGCTTTGTGGGTCTCTGAGTCAATATGGGATCCGCAAAATAAGGAATATCCGACTCGGGAAAAAGGATAAGGATATGTGGTGAAGAAATTAATAGTAGCTAACAAgcagataaatttaaaaaaaaaaagtgaaaaatgagaataaaagtatttttattttaattttcttaaatgaaaGTTAGTTATGGAAGGTGGAATTTGAGTAAGGTTAGAAAATtctttattcaaaaaattaaaaagataaggaAAGATAGAAGAAAAGTAGTAGTGTTCTTGTTTTCTTAGTATGGAAGGAAGAATTATTATGGATTTGCTTGTTTGCTTAtatgattttgaattaaatacGTATTGTTAAGGTTGGGATGAGGTTTGAAGCGGTCGGTGGAAAGTTCCATAAAaaggaggaagaaagaagattgtGGAGGTTTGAGATTGCCTCAATAGAGGGATAATTTGGATGATAGATTTGTATTTAAATACCAGTATacgaaaaacaaatttaataaaaaatataatttacttataGCATTTGTAAATATTATTGGTTATTATTCAatgtatttatattaaatattttcttaaattattagaACAAATATTAAGAGAATATTATGAAAAGGATATagtactatttttaatttaaagatatattttaCTTTGCAATACAAATTAACCTTCTATTACTTGAGTTGGATTCTcacaaataaaatcaaaaagaGATTTAAGAAGTAGTATTTTAGTTTAGCTAATGCatagtataaattttattttatataattaaaaattataataaataaatattctaaatatataaacttattataattttaaatcatataataaataaatattttcatataagttatattttaaatttataataaataatttccatTATGATACAagattatttttagttactaataattaaatttaaagataaaaatagaaatgataTATTGGAGATATCAAAGATATTGAAAGATAAGTGATTaagagtaattaatatttttcttaagaaaattcAACTATTTTTCCTTGAATCAATAACTTGTTagttaataaaagaatttataaatagaaaaagagtatttttaaatgattgagaaaaataatttggaatactttttaaatcaaattatatttaaattaaaattaaaaaatatttaaatagacTTGTTAACTTATAtccatttatttttgtttagaaaGAGTAAGTTAACAATTTATATcatgaatatattttaagaaatttgtagTTTTCTACaacaaatttctttaaaaatgagtAGATATAAATTAGCAAATATCAtctttaaaaatgattataaaattaaattaaatacctaatatataaaattaagataagAGATATAGTTTAACGAGAATGAGAATAATTTCTAAAAGTAAAAACCTCATCCAACGATAACTCAACATTCATATTTGAAAATGTCTCATTATTTTGTAGGTACTTAAAAATgtctcttaaaaaattataatatgatttagattataatttaaaaataaatcatgaataTAGAGAAAATTATACTCCTTTgttataataagttaataactaCGTGGAACGGCTCCAGGTCCACTTGTGAGGAAAGTTGTCCACGTATACGAAGCATATAATAACGGTTGATCTTTATTCTTTAGGTAAGTGATGTCActatccttatatatatatatatatatatatatatatatatatatatatatatatatatatatatatatatttaaaaaggtatttttaaaattatttttttaagaaatacatatattttattttttagaagccagaaaattatttataagaaaacattttagagaaatatattaaaaaacatataattactTATCTTGTtaagaaaaacttattttataaaataagtttaaataaagaaaaaaaacacagttTAGACAAATATGTTGTGTGGGACGGAGAACAAGAATTAGACACGTATTAAAACTCTACAAATGATCATGGTTTGCTATTGGTGTGCTGTTGCAACTTACATAGCATGAAAGTCAAAGTCCGAAAAGAACACTAATCACTGTCAAGTTGTGAGTGTCCCCTCAACGAATATAAATATCCACTTGTTAAGGCAAAAACACCAAATAGGAACGCATAGGGGCTGTtctacaattatttatttgggagatctatttttatattacaaaGAGCCCCTAGACAGCACTTCCGCTGAGCACGTGACACGTGACACAGCAGGTAGTGTTCCTGACGCGGGCGCGTCTGGTAGCGCCCCTTACATGCGAGCACGTGACACACCCCCActcaaaattgtatattttttaatttgtttataaaaaatttaattaaattttgtttcatttttattattagtattatttgttatttttttatattcctaCACCCCACCCCAAAATttcaataagattattttttatacactctaaattgtatatttttaaatttgtttatcaaaaattaatttttttttcatttttattattagtattatttgttatttttttatattcccacACCCCCACCCCAAAATttcaataagattattttttatacactctaaattgtatattttttaatttgtttatcaaaaattaactttttttttcatttttatattagtattatttgttacttttttatattttattattctctctttttgaagtatatataagtacattttcaataaaatacattttcacctaaaatacattttgaaatcctaaaatgttttaaaatgcttTTTGATTTGGCCAATTCTTTTTTGATTTGGCTATTAAATTACGTTAGAGATCACTTTTGATTTATGTGTCATTAACATtatggttatttatttttatttattttaaaagcattgCACAATAAGATTGAAACGTTAAAgtgacaataatataaaattaacatgaaaaaaaatcatacaaagtACATGACAATATGAAAcacatggaaaaaaataataaaaagtacatgaaaatgttaaaccatgcgaaaaaa
This region includes:
- the LOC114382343 gene encoding caffeoylshikimate esterase-like, whose protein sequence is MGIPGVDGELKKILNANMDEVGARRRAREAFKDIQLGIDHILFKTPCDGIKMEESYEKSSKGLEIFCKSWLPSASKPKAAVFYCHGYGDTCSFFFEGIARKLASSGYAVFAMDYPGFGLSEGLHCYIPSFDGLVDDVIEHYSKIKENPEFHSLPSFLFGQSMGGAVALKIHLKQPKAWDGAILVAPMCKIADDMVPPKFLTHILIGLANVLPKHKLVPNKDLAEAAFRDLKKRELTAYNVIAYKDKPRLQSAVEMLKTTEEIERRLKEVSLPLFILHGEADTVTDPSVSKALYENASCSDKKLQLYKDAYHGLLEGEPDEIITQVFGDIISWLDEHSLKHNQSSS